A stretch of the Amia ocellicauda isolate fAmiCal2 chromosome 10, fAmiCal2.hap1, whole genome shotgun sequence genome encodes the following:
- the ptp4a3b gene encoding protein tyrosine phosphatase type IVA 3 isoform X2: MQSEKSVSYHISPETESGLFRLRIPRNPNGDLKKYGATTVVRVCEITYDKAPLEKDGITVMDWPFDDGAPPPTKIVDDWLNLLKTKFCEDPGCCVAVHCVAGLGRAPVLVALALIESGMKYEDAIQFIRQKRRGAINSKQLTYLEKYRPKQRLRFKDPHNHKNKCCIM; encoded by the exons ATGCAAAGCGAAAAATCTGTTTCCTACCACATTTCACCGGAGACAGAATCGGGTCTTTTTCGGCTGAGAATCCCTAGAAATCCAAATGGG GATCTGAAGAAATATGGGGCAACAACAGTGGTGAGAGTGTGCGAGATCACCTATGATAAAGCACCCCTTGAGAAGGATGGCATTACGGTCATG GACTGGCCTTTTGACGACGGAGCCCCCCCTCCCACCAAGATCGTGGACGACTGGTTGAATTTACTGAAAACCAAGTTCTGCGAGGACCCTGGCTGCTGTGTGGCCGTCCACTGTGTCGCTGGACTGGGACG GGCTCCCGTGTTGGTGGCGTTGGCCCTGATTGAGAGTGGGATGAAGTATGAGGATGCTATTCAGTTCATCAGACA GAAACGCAGGGGGGCCATCAACAGCAAGCAGCTGACTTACCTGGAGAAATATCGCCCCAAACAAAGACTGCGATTCAAAGACCCCCACAACCACAAGAATAAGTGCTGCATCATGTGA
- the ptp4a3b gene encoding protein tyrosine phosphatase type IVA 3 isoform X1: protein MARMNRPAPVEVCYKNMRFLITHNPTNATLNTFIEDLKKYGATTVVRVCEITYDKAPLEKDGITVMDWPFDDGAPPPTKIVDDWLNLLKTKFCEDPGCCVAVHCVAGLGRAPVLVALALIESGMKYEDAIQFIRQKRRGAINSKQLTYLEKYRPKQRLRFKDPHNHKNKCCIM, encoded by the exons ATGGCCCGAATGAACCGCCCAGCGCCAGTAGAGGTCTGCTACAAGAACATGCGGTTTCTCATCACGCATAATCCCACCAACGCCACACTCAATACCTTCATTGAG GATCTGAAGAAATATGGGGCAACAACAGTGGTGAGAGTGTGCGAGATCACCTATGATAAAGCACCCCTTGAGAAGGATGGCATTACGGTCATG GACTGGCCTTTTGACGACGGAGCCCCCCCTCCCACCAAGATCGTGGACGACTGGTTGAATTTACTGAAAACCAAGTTCTGCGAGGACCCTGGCTGCTGTGTGGCCGTCCACTGTGTCGCTGGACTGGGACG GGCTCCCGTGTTGGTGGCGTTGGCCCTGATTGAGAGTGGGATGAAGTATGAGGATGCTATTCAGTTCATCAGACA GAAACGCAGGGGGGCCATCAACAGCAAGCAGCTGACTTACCTGGAGAAATATCGCCCCAAACAAAGACTGCGATTCAAAGACCCCCACAACCACAAGAATAAGTGCTGCATCATGTGA